A stretch of the Bombyx mori chromosome 12, ASM3026992v2 genome encodes the following:
- the LOC101746996 gene encoding UDP-galactose transporter senju, with product MKRCENLFPNKQGFIIFALYIILFVFQGVFVTASKTENGGYDYNTTLVVFLSELLKLIVSAILYTLGRENKPHIFKAIAINYNLLLLYFIPSLLYCFYNNLAFINLSHYDPTSYYILLQFRVVLTALLFQFLFKKDLTFIQWISLGILTIGCMIKNFDASTVNSKEDGNAWSQVLNIYFLSINFQNFCSCLAGTFNEYLLKKQGSHVNIFLQNVFMYLDSVLCNFIVLLLKGELGAIFEDFNSLYDIFVILIIVNSAIVGIVTSFFLKKLNSILKTYASALELIITAVVCYILFNIPITWFTIVSICLVSVAVVMYFKNPVNNVVSKSLDAKDSTLLEVTSD from the exons ATGAAACGATGCGAAAATTTATTCCCTAATAAGCAGGGTTTTATCATTTTTGCTctgtatataattttatttgtatttcaag gtGTATTTGTAACTGCATCAAAAACAGAAAATGGAGGCTATGATTATAATACAACCCTAGTTGTATTCTTGTCAGAATTACTAAAACTAATAGTTTCTGCTATCTTATACACTCTAGGGAGGGA aaaCAAACCACACATTTTCAAAGCAAtcgcaataaattataatttgttgttgttatatttCATTCCTTCTTTGTTATATTGCTTTTATAACAATTTGGCATTTATCAACTTATCACATTATGATCCTACTTCGTATTATATTCTACTTCAGTTCAGGGTTGTTCTGACAGCATTACTTTTTCAG tttttatttaagaaagatTTGACATTCATACAATGGATATCCTTGGGAATTTTAACAATAGGATGCATGATCAAGAACTTTGATGCATCAACGGTGAACTCCAAAGAAGATGGCAACGCTTGGTCACAagtactaaatatttatttcttatcaATAAATTTTCAGAACTTTTGTTCTTGTTTAGCTGGTACATTTAATGAGTACTTATTGAAGAAACAAGGATCACACGTCAACATATTTTTACAGaatgtttttatgtatttagaCTCAGTTCtgtgtaattttattgtattattattgaaaGGTGAATTAGGGGCAATATTTGAAGATTTCAATTCTTTATATGACATCTTTGTGATCCTTATAATTGTGAATAGTGCTATAGTAGGGATAGTAACGAGTttcttcttaaaaaaattaaactctattttaaaaacatatgcAAGCGCATTAGAACTAATAATAACAGCTGTTGTGTGTTACATACTTTTTAATATACCAATTACATGGTTTACCATTGTTTCAATTTGTTTAGTGAGTGTGGCTGtagttatgtattttaaaaatccAGTTAATAATGTAGTTTCTAAGTCGTTAGACGCAAAAGATTCAACACTTTTAGAAGTCACCAGTGATTAG